In Streptomyces thermolilacinus SPC6, a single genomic region encodes these proteins:
- the hisD gene encoding histidinol dehydrogenase produces MISRIDLRGDALPTGGALRDLLPRAEFDVEAALEKVRPICEAVHHRGDAALIEFAERFDGVTLDQVRVPASALTRALDELDPAVRAGLEESIRRARIVHREQRRTTHTTQVVPGGTVTEKWVPVERVGLYAPGGRSVYPSSVIMNAVPAQEAGVESIALASPPQKEFGGLPHPTILAACALLGVEEVYAVGGAQAVAMFAYGTQSCAPANMVTGPGNIWVAAAKRYFTGRIGIDTEAGPTEIAVLADATADPVHVAADLISQAEHDPLAAAVLVTDSVELADAVERELEPQIAATKHVDDRILPALRGKQSAIVLVDGVEEGLRVVDAYGAEHLEIQTADAAAVAQRVRNAGAVFVGPWSPVSLGDYCAGSNHVLPTGGCACHSSGLSVQSFLRGIHIVDYTREALAEVTHHVVTLAEAEDLPAHGAAMKARFDWKVPQR; encoded by the coding sequence GTGATCTCACGAATCGATCTGCGAGGCGACGCCCTGCCGACCGGCGGCGCCCTGCGCGACCTGCTGCCCCGTGCCGAGTTCGACGTGGAAGCCGCCCTGGAGAAGGTGCGGCCCATCTGCGAGGCCGTGCATCATCGGGGCGACGCGGCGCTGATCGAGTTCGCCGAGCGGTTCGACGGCGTCACCCTCGACCAGGTGCGGGTTCCGGCCAGTGCGCTGACCCGCGCCCTGGACGAGCTGGACCCGGCCGTCCGCGCCGGCCTGGAGGAGTCCATCCGGCGCGCCCGGATCGTCCACCGCGAGCAGCGCCGTACGACGCACACGACCCAGGTCGTCCCCGGCGGCACGGTCACGGAGAAGTGGGTCCCCGTCGAGCGCGTCGGCCTGTACGCGCCGGGCGGCCGCTCCGTCTACCCCTCTTCCGTGATCATGAACGCCGTACCGGCGCAGGAGGCCGGGGTCGAGTCCATCGCGCTCGCCTCCCCGCCGCAGAAGGAGTTCGGGGGCCTGCCGCACCCGACGATCCTCGCCGCCTGCGCGCTCCTCGGCGTGGAGGAGGTGTACGCCGTCGGCGGCGCCCAGGCCGTCGCCATGTTCGCGTACGGCACCCAGTCCTGCGCCCCCGCCAACATGGTCACCGGCCCCGGCAACATCTGGGTCGCCGCCGCCAAGCGGTACTTCACCGGCCGCATCGGCATCGACACGGAAGCCGGGCCCACCGAGATCGCCGTCCTCGCCGACGCCACCGCCGACCCGGTGCACGTCGCCGCCGACCTGATCAGCCAGGCCGAGCACGACCCGCTCGCCGCCGCCGTCCTCGTCACCGACTCCGTCGAGCTGGCCGACGCCGTCGAGCGCGAGCTGGAGCCGCAGATCGCCGCGACCAAGCACGTGGACGACCGCATCCTGCCCGCCCTGCGCGGCAAGCAGTCCGCGATCGTCCTGGTGGACGGCGTCGAGGAGGGCCTGCGCGTGGTGGACGCGTACGGCGCCGAGCACCTGGAGATCCAGACCGCCGACGCCGCCGCCGTCGCCCAGCGCGTCCGCAACGCCGGGGCGGTCTTCGTCGGCCCCTGGTCCCCGGTCTCCCTCGGCGACTACTGCGCGGGCTCCAACCACGTCCTGCCCACCGGAGGCTGTGCCTGCCACTCCTCGGGCCTGTCCGTCCAGTCCTTCCTGCGCGGCATCCACATCGTGGACTACACGCGCGAAGCGCTCGCGGAGGTCACCCACCACGTCGTCACCCTCGCCGAGGCCGAGGACCTCCCGGCGCACGGTGCGGCGATGAAGGCCCGCTTCGACTGGAAGGTGCCGCAGCGGTGA
- a CDS encoding histidinol-phosphate transaminase — translation MTDVRIDDLPIRDELRGKSPYGAPQLDVPVRLNTNENPYPLPEPLVERIAERVREAARHLNRYPDRDAVELRTELARYLTRTTGYEVGPAQVWAANGSNEVLQQLLQTFGGPGRTALGFEPSYSMHGLISRGTGTGWISGPRRDDFGLDVEAATRAIAEHRPDVVFITSPNNPTGTAVDAETVLAVHDAAQAAKPSLVVVDEAYVEFSHRPSLLSLIEGRPHLVVSRTMSKAFGAAGLRLGYLAAHPAVVDAVQLVRLPYHLSAVTQATALAALEHTDTLLGYVEHLKAERDRLVTELRAIGYEVTDSDANFVQFGHFEDAHAMWRAILDHGVLVRDNGVPGRLRVTAGTPQENDAFLDAVRAIRKEQSS, via the coding sequence GTGACCGACGTCCGCATCGACGACCTGCCCATCCGCGACGAGCTGCGCGGCAAGTCGCCCTACGGCGCGCCACAGCTCGACGTCCCCGTACGCCTCAACACCAACGAGAACCCGTACCCGCTGCCCGAGCCGCTCGTCGAGCGCATCGCCGAGCGCGTCCGGGAAGCCGCCCGGCACCTCAACCGCTACCCCGACCGGGACGCCGTCGAGCTGCGCACCGAGCTGGCCCGCTACCTCACCCGCACCACCGGGTACGAGGTCGGCCCGGCGCAGGTCTGGGCGGCCAACGGCTCCAACGAGGTCCTCCAGCAGCTGCTCCAGACCTTCGGCGGCCCCGGCAGGACCGCGCTCGGCTTCGAGCCGTCGTACTCCATGCACGGGCTGATCTCCCGGGGCACGGGCACCGGCTGGATCTCCGGCCCCCGCCGCGACGACTTCGGCCTCGACGTCGAGGCCGCCACGCGGGCCATCGCCGAGCACCGCCCCGACGTGGTGTTCATCACCTCCCCCAACAACCCCACCGGCACCGCCGTCGACGCCGAGACGGTCCTCGCCGTCCACGACGCCGCCCAGGCCGCCAAGCCGTCCCTGGTCGTCGTGGACGAGGCGTACGTCGAGTTCAGCCACCGCCCGTCGCTGCTCTCCCTCATCGAGGGCCGCCCGCACCTGGTGGTCTCCCGCACCATGTCCAAGGCGTTCGGCGCCGCGGGGCTCCGCCTCGGCTACCTCGCCGCCCACCCGGCCGTCGTGGACGCCGTCCAGCTGGTCCGCCTCCCGTACCACCTGTCCGCCGTCACCCAGGCCACCGCGCTCGCCGCGCTCGAACACACCGATACGCTGCTGGGGTACGTCGAACACCTCAAGGCCGAACGGGACCGGCTCGTCACCGAGCTGCGCGCCATCGGCTACGAGGTCACCGACTCCGACGCCAACTTCGTCCAGTTCGGACACTTCGAGGACGCCCACGCCATGTGGCGCGCCATCCTCGACCACGGCGTCCTGGTCCGCGACAACGGCGTACCGGGCCGGCTGCGGGTCACCGCGGGCACCCCACAGGAGAACGACGCGTTCCTGGACGCGGTTCGCGCCATTCGGAAGGAGCAGAGCTCATGA
- the hisB gene encoding imidazoleglycerol-phosphate dehydratase HisB yields MSRVGRVERTTKETSVVVEIDLDGTGKVDVSTGVGFYDHMLDQLGRHGLFDLTVKTDGDLHIDSHHTIEDTALALGAAFKQALGDKVGIYRFGNCTVPLDESLAQVTVDLSGRPYLVHTEPENMAPMIGAYDTTMTRHILESFVAQAQIALHVHVPYGRNAHHIVECQFKALARALRYASERDPRAAGILPSTKGAL; encoded by the coding sequence ATGAGCCGCGTAGGACGGGTCGAGCGCACCACCAAGGAAACGTCCGTCGTCGTCGAGATCGACCTCGACGGCACCGGGAAGGTCGACGTCTCCACCGGCGTCGGCTTCTACGACCACATGCTCGACCAGCTCGGCCGCCACGGGCTGTTCGACCTCACGGTCAAGACCGACGGCGACCTGCACATCGACTCGCACCACACGATCGAGGACACCGCCCTCGCGCTGGGCGCCGCCTTCAAGCAGGCCCTCGGCGACAAGGTCGGCATCTACCGGTTCGGCAACTGCACGGTCCCGCTCGACGAGTCCCTCGCCCAGGTCACCGTCGACCTCTCCGGCCGCCCGTACCTGGTGCACACCGAGCCGGAGAACATGGCGCCGATGATCGGCGCGTACGACACGACGATGACCCGGCACATCCTGGAGTCGTTCGTCGCGCAGGCCCAGATCGCGCTGCACGTCCACGTCCCGTACGGGCGCAACGCCCACCACATCGTGGAGTGCCAGTTCAAGGCCCTCGCCCGCGCACTGCGCTACGCCTCGGAACGCGACCCGCGCGCCGCGGGCATCCTGCCGTCCACGAAGGGTGCCCTGTGA
- the hisH gene encoding imidazole glycerol phosphate synthase subunit HisH — MNTTKKVVVLDYGFGNVRSAERALARVGADVEITGDYDKAMNADGLLVPGVGAFSACMAGLKAARGDWIVGRRLSGGRPVMGICVGMQILFERGVEHGVETEGLDEWPGTVGPLKAPVIPHMGWNTVEAPEDSELFAGTDPDERFYFVHSYAVTDWSFETANPALRAPKVTWSTHGERFVAAVENGALWATQFHPEKSGDAGAQLLTNWLKTF; from the coding sequence ATGAACACCACGAAGAAGGTCGTCGTCCTCGACTACGGCTTCGGCAACGTCCGCTCAGCCGAACGCGCCCTCGCGCGCGTGGGCGCCGACGTCGAGATCACCGGCGACTACGACAAGGCCATGAACGCCGACGGGCTCCTCGTCCCCGGCGTCGGCGCCTTCTCCGCCTGCATGGCCGGTCTGAAGGCCGCCCGCGGCGACTGGATCGTCGGCCGCCGGCTGTCCGGCGGGCGCCCCGTCATGGGCATCTGCGTCGGCATGCAGATCCTGTTCGAGCGGGGCGTCGAGCACGGTGTCGAGACCGAGGGTCTGGACGAGTGGCCCGGCACGGTCGGCCCGCTGAAGGCACCCGTCATCCCCCACATGGGCTGGAACACGGTCGAGGCGCCCGAGGACAGCGAGCTGTTCGCCGGGACCGACCCGGACGAGCGGTTCTACTTCGTCCACTCGTACGCCGTCACCGACTGGTCCTTCGAGACCGCCAACCCCGCGCTGCGCGCCCCCAAGGTCACCTGGTCCACGCACGGCGAGCGGTTCGTCGCCGCCGTCGAGAACGGCGCCCTGTGGGCGACCCAGTTCCACCCGGAGAAGTCCGGCGACGCCGGGGCCCAGCTGCTGACCAACTGGCTCAAGACCTTCTGA
- the priA gene encoding bifunctional 1-(5-phosphoribosyl)-5-((5-phosphoribosylamino)methylideneamino)imidazole-4-carboxamide isomerase/phosphoribosylanthranilate isomerase PriA, whose amino-acid sequence MTTLELLPAVDVRDGQAVRLVHGESGTETSYGSPLEAALAWQRAGAEWLHLVDLDAAFGTGDNRELIAEVTGAMDIKVELSGGIRDDASLAAALATGCTRVNLGTAALETPEWVAKVIAEHGDKIAVGLDVRGTTLRGRGWTRDGGDLYETLERLNKEGCARYVVTDIAKDGTLQGPNLELLRNVCAVTDRPVVASGGVSSLADLRAIAELVPLGVEGAIVGKALYAKAFTLEEALAAVAG is encoded by the coding sequence ATGACCACGCTCGAACTCCTCCCCGCCGTCGACGTCAGGGACGGCCAGGCCGTCCGCCTCGTCCATGGCGAGTCCGGCACGGAGACGTCCTACGGCTCCCCGCTGGAGGCGGCCCTGGCCTGGCAGCGCGCGGGCGCCGAGTGGCTCCACCTCGTGGACCTCGACGCCGCGTTCGGCACCGGCGACAACCGTGAACTGATCGCCGAGGTCACCGGCGCCATGGACATCAAGGTCGAGCTGTCCGGCGGCATCCGCGACGACGCCTCCCTCGCGGCCGCCCTCGCCACCGGCTGCACCCGCGTCAACCTCGGCACCGCCGCCCTGGAGACCCCCGAGTGGGTCGCCAAGGTCATCGCCGAGCACGGCGACAAGATCGCCGTCGGCCTCGACGTGCGCGGCACCACCCTGCGCGGCCGCGGCTGGACCCGCGACGGCGGCGACCTGTACGAGACGCTGGAGCGCCTCAACAAGGAGGGCTGCGCCCGGTACGTCGTCACCGACATCGCCAAGGACGGCACCCTCCAGGGCCCCAACCTGGAGCTGCTGAGGAACGTGTGCGCCGTCACCGACCGCCCGGTGGTCGCCTCCGGCGGCGTGTCCTCCCTGGCCGACCTGCGGGCCATCGCCGAGCTGGTCCCGCTGGGCGTCGAGGGCGCCATCGTCGGCAAGGCCCTGTACGCCAAGGCCTTCACCCTCGAGGAGGCCCTCGCGGCGGTGGCCGGATGA
- a CDS encoding RidA family protein, whose product MTGTVRKVVTGAPWEEQFGYSRAVELPGGLVLVSGCTSVVDGAVVDGGPYEQTVNAFNVAFDALGQLGLGPADVVRTRMYITHARDVEEVGRAHKELFDAVRPAASMLIVSGLVDSRLVVEVEVEAYRVNGGAAS is encoded by the coding sequence ATGACCGGCACCGTACGCAAGGTCGTCACGGGCGCGCCCTGGGAGGAGCAGTTCGGCTACTCCCGCGCGGTGGAGCTGCCCGGCGGCCTGGTCCTCGTCTCCGGCTGCACGTCCGTCGTGGACGGCGCCGTCGTGGACGGAGGGCCGTACGAGCAGACCGTCAACGCCTTCAACGTGGCGTTCGACGCGCTCGGGCAGCTCGGCCTCGGCCCCGCGGACGTGGTCCGCACCCGTATGTACATCACCCACGCGCGGGACGTGGAGGAGGTCGGCCGCGCCCACAAGGAGCTGTTCGACGCCGTCCGCCCCGCCGCGTCGATGCTCATCGTCTCCGGCCTCGTGGACTCCCGGCTCGTCGTGGAGGTCGAGGTCGAGGCGTACCGCGTGAACGGAGGTGCCGCGTCATGA
- the hisF gene encoding imidazole glycerol phosphate synthase subunit HisF codes for MSLAVRVIPCLDVDNGRVVKGVNFQNLRDAGDPVEMAKLYDAEGADELTFLDITASSGDRETTYDVVRRTAEQVFIPLTVGGGVRSAEDVDRLLRAGADKVGVNTAAIARPELIREIAERFGSQVLVLSVDARRCPEGTSTPSGFEVTTHGGRRGTGIDAVEWAHRAAELGAGEILLNSMDADGTKDGYDTTMIAAVRAHVSVPVIASGGAGKLDHFPPAIDAGADAVLAASVFHFGDLRIGEVKATLREAGHPVR; via the coding sequence ATGAGCCTCGCGGTACGTGTCATCCCCTGCCTGGACGTGGACAACGGCCGCGTCGTCAAGGGCGTCAACTTCCAGAACCTGCGCGACGCGGGCGACCCCGTCGAGATGGCCAAGCTGTACGACGCGGAGGGCGCCGACGAGCTGACGTTCCTCGACATCACCGCGTCGTCCGGCGACCGGGAGACCACCTACGACGTGGTGCGGCGCACCGCCGAGCAGGTGTTCATCCCGCTCACCGTCGGCGGCGGCGTCCGCAGCGCCGAGGACGTGGACCGGCTGCTGCGCGCGGGCGCGGACAAGGTCGGCGTCAACACGGCGGCGATCGCCAGGCCCGAGCTGATCCGGGAGATCGCCGAGCGGTTCGGCAGCCAGGTCCTCGTGCTGTCCGTGGACGCCCGGCGCTGCCCGGAGGGCACCAGCACCCCCTCCGGGTTCGAGGTCACCACGCACGGCGGGCGCCGGGGCACCGGGATCGACGCCGTCGAGTGGGCGCACCGGGCCGCGGAGCTGGGCGCGGGGGAGATCCTGCTGAACTCCATGGACGCCGACGGCACCAAGGACGGCTACGACACGACGATGATCGCGGCGGTGCGCGCGCACGTCTCCGTCCCCGTGATCGCCTCCGGCGGCGCGGGCAAGCTGGACCACTTCCCGCCCGCGATCGACGCGGGCGCGGACGCGGTGCTGGCCGCCTCCGTGTTCCACTTCGGCGACCTGCGGATCGGCGAGGTCAAGGCCACCCTCCGCGAGGCCGGCCACCCCGTCCGCTGA
- a CDS encoding VOC family protein, whose translation MIRIAMTNVYVDDEEKAHAFYTDVLGFETRTHIDLGGALFITVGAPGQDVELLLEPGDSPIARQYTKALREAGLPCVVFGVDDLRAEYERLRGRGVVFTQEPEEQGPVLTAVLDDTVGNLIQLAQPLG comes from the coding sequence GTGATCAGGATCGCGATGACCAATGTGTACGTGGACGACGAGGAGAAGGCGCACGCCTTCTACACGGACGTCCTGGGCTTCGAGACCCGTACCCACATCGATCTGGGCGGGGCGCTGTTCATCACGGTGGGCGCGCCGGGCCAGGACGTGGAGCTGCTGCTGGAGCCGGGCGACAGCCCGATCGCCCGCCAGTACACGAAGGCGCTGCGGGAGGCGGGGCTGCCGTGCGTCGTCTTCGGCGTGGACGACCTGCGGGCGGAGTACGAGCGGCTGCGCGGGCGGGGCGTGGTCTTCACGCAGGAGCCCGAGGAGCAGGGGCCCGTGCTGACGGCCGTCCTGGACGACACGGTGGGCAACCTGATCCAGCTGGCCCAGCCGCTGGGCTGA
- a CDS encoding TIGR03085 family metal-binding protein: protein MSTHAKRERLLLADLLEAAGPEAPTLCDGWTTRDLAAHLVVRERRPDAAAGVLLGPLRDRLERVQAEFAAKPYEELVQLIRSGPPRMSPFSLKQVDEGANTVEFYVHAEDVRRAQADWTPREPDPVFADALWSRLEKLARLVGRRSPVGLVVRRPDGRTAVARRGTPVVTVTGEPGELTLFLYGRQGAARVELDGDKEAVARVLAAGLGV from the coding sequence ATGTCCACCCATGCCAAGCGTGAACGACTGCTCCTGGCCGATCTGTTGGAGGCGGCGGGCCCCGAGGCGCCGACCCTCTGCGACGGCTGGACCACCCGCGACCTTGCCGCCCACCTGGTGGTGCGGGAGCGCAGGCCCGACGCGGCGGCGGGCGTGCTGCTGGGGCCGCTGCGGGACCGGCTGGAGCGGGTCCAGGCGGAATTCGCGGCGAAGCCGTACGAGGAGCTGGTGCAGCTGATCCGGTCGGGGCCGCCGAGGATGTCGCCGTTCTCGCTGAAGCAGGTGGACGAGGGGGCGAACACGGTCGAGTTCTACGTCCACGCCGAGGACGTGCGGCGGGCGCAGGCGGACTGGACGCCGCGCGAGCCGGACCCGGTGTTCGCGGACGCGCTGTGGTCGCGGCTGGAGAAGCTGGCCCGGCTGGTGGGCCGCCGCTCCCCCGTCGGCCTGGTCGTACGGCGCCCGGACGGGCGGACGGCCGTGGCGCGCCGGGGCACGCCGGTGGTGACGGTGACCGGGGAGCCCGGTGAGCTGACGCTGTTCCTGTACGGGCGGCAGGGGGCCGCCCGGGTGGAGCTGGACGGCGACAAGGAGGCGGTCGCCCGCGTCCTCGCGGCGGGGCTGGGAGTCTGA
- the hisI gene encoding phosphoribosyl-AMP cyclohydrolase, producing MSSNLDPAIAARLKRSPDGLVPAIAQQYDTGEVLMLGWMDDEALHRTLTTGRCTYWSRSRREYWVKGDTSGHVQHVKSVALDCDADTLLVKVDQVGAACHTGARTCFDADVLPLGE from the coding sequence ATGAGCAGCAACCTCGACCCGGCCATCGCCGCCCGTCTCAAGCGCAGCCCCGACGGGCTGGTCCCGGCCATCGCCCAGCAGTACGACACCGGCGAGGTGCTGATGCTCGGCTGGATGGACGACGAGGCCCTGCACCGCACCCTCACCACCGGCCGCTGCACCTACTGGTCGCGCAGCCGCCGCGAGTACTGGGTCAAGGGCGACACCTCCGGGCACGTCCAGCACGTCAAGTCCGTCGCCCTCGACTGCGACGCCGACACGCTGCTCGTCAAGGTGGACCAGGTCGGCGCCGCCTGCCACACCGGCGCCCGCACCTGCTTCGACGCCGACGTGCTGCCCCTCGGCGAGTAG
- a CDS encoding anthranilate synthase component I has protein sequence MDLDTFRKLAADRRVIPVSRRLLADGDTPVGLYRKLAAERPGTFLLESAENGRSWSRYSFIGVRSAATLTVRDGQAHWLGTPPVGVPTDGDPLEALRATVEALHTPRDLASGMPPFTGGMVGYLGYDIVRRLERIGDHGADELGLPELTMLLTSDLAVLDHWDGTVLLIANAINHNDLDTGVDEAYADAVARLDAMQADLAGPADSGPAVLPPSELPEYTARWGGQAYQEAVEDIKERIRAGEAFQVVPSQRFETPCTASALDVYRVLRATNPSPYMYLLRLDGFDVVGSSPEALVKVEAGHAMVHPIAGTRPRGATPQEDQALADELIADPKERAEHLMLVDLGRNDLGRVCEPGSVEVVDFMSIERYSHVMHIVSTVTGRVARGRTAFDVLTACFPAGTLSGAPKPRAMQIIEELEPSRRGLYGGAVGYLDFAGDSDTAIAIRTALLRDGTAYVQAGAGVVADSDPVAEDTECRNKAAAVLRAVHTANRMNRV, from the coding sequence ATGGACCTCGACACCTTCCGCAAGCTGGCGGCCGACCGCCGAGTGATCCCCGTGAGCCGCCGCCTCCTCGCGGACGGCGACACCCCCGTGGGCCTCTACCGGAAGCTGGCCGCCGAACGTCCCGGCACCTTCCTCCTGGAGTCCGCCGAGAACGGACGCTCCTGGTCCCGGTACTCCTTCATCGGCGTCCGCAGCGCCGCCACCCTGACCGTACGGGACGGGCAGGCGCACTGGCTGGGCACGCCGCCCGTCGGCGTCCCCACCGACGGCGACCCCCTGGAGGCCCTCCGCGCCACCGTGGAGGCCCTGCACACCCCAAGAGACCTCGCCTCCGGGATGCCGCCCTTCACCGGCGGCATGGTCGGCTACCTCGGCTACGACATCGTGCGCCGCCTGGAGCGCATCGGCGACCACGGTGCGGACGAGCTGGGCCTGCCCGAGCTGACCATGCTGCTCACCTCCGACCTGGCCGTCCTCGACCACTGGGACGGCACGGTCCTGCTGATCGCCAACGCCATCAACCACAACGACCTCGACACGGGCGTGGACGAGGCGTACGCGGACGCCGTCGCCCGCCTCGACGCGATGCAGGCCGACCTCGCCGGGCCCGCCGACTCCGGGCCCGCCGTCCTGCCGCCGTCCGAGCTGCCCGAGTACACCGCCCGCTGGGGCGGCCAGGCGTACCAGGAGGCCGTCGAGGACATCAAGGAGCGAATCCGCGCGGGCGAGGCCTTCCAGGTCGTCCCCTCGCAGCGCTTCGAGACCCCCTGCACGGCCAGCGCCCTGGACGTCTACCGGGTCCTGCGCGCCACCAACCCGTCCCCGTACATGTACCTGCTCCGCCTCGACGGGTTCGACGTCGTCGGCTCCAGCCCGGAGGCGCTGGTCAAGGTCGAGGCCGGGCACGCCATGGTGCACCCCATCGCCGGGACCCGCCCGCGCGGCGCCACCCCGCAGGAGGACCAGGCCCTCGCCGACGAGCTGATCGCCGACCCCAAGGAGCGCGCCGAGCACCTCATGCTGGTGGACCTCGGCCGCAACGACCTGGGCCGGGTCTGCGAGCCGGGATCCGTCGAGGTGGTCGACTTCATGTCCATCGAGCGCTACTCGCACGTCATGCACATCGTGTCCACGGTGACCGGCCGGGTCGCCCGGGGCCGTACCGCCTTCGACGTGCTGACCGCCTGCTTCCCCGCCGGGACGCTCTCCGGGGCGCCCAAGCCGCGCGCCATGCAGATCATCGAGGAGCTGGAGCCCAGCCGCCGCGGCCTGTACGGCGGCGCCGTCGGCTACCTGGACTTCGCGGGCGACTCGGACACGGCCATCGCCATCCGCACGGCCCTGCTGCGCGACGGCACGGCGTACGTCCAGGCGGGCGCCGGAGTCGTCGCGGACTCCGACCCGGTCGCCGAGGACACCGAGTGCCGCAACAAGGCGGCGGCGGTGCTCCGCGCCGTCCACACCGCCAACCGGATGAACCGCGTCTGA
- a CDS encoding TIGR02234 family membrane protein, with the protein MGYVSAASVPQPRATGQGEAVTARSGRRSLAAALLLGALGAAVVLLASGRTWTEGRVTGVGGTVTLEAAGGDVTGAPTGLAVVALAALVAVLAARGPGRRVVALLLALSGAGAAAAALIGAHDSAALDARAALTTGDTAARAVGLTQTAWPYVTAAAALLILAAGLLALRYGNTWPAMSGRYERDGGPRARTARRAHDPDRPEELWKALDRGEDPTDGT; encoded by the coding sequence GTGGGGTACGTGAGTGCCGCATCCGTACCCCAGCCCCGCGCCACCGGCCAGGGCGAGGCGGTGACCGCCCGGAGCGGCCGCCGCAGCCTCGCCGCGGCCCTGCTCCTCGGCGCGCTCGGAGCCGCCGTCGTCCTGCTCGCCTCCGGCCGCACCTGGACCGAGGGCCGCGTCACCGGCGTCGGCGGCACGGTCACGCTGGAGGCCGCGGGCGGTGACGTCACCGGCGCCCCCACGGGCCTGGCGGTCGTCGCCCTCGCCGCCCTCGTCGCCGTTCTCGCCGCCCGGGGCCCCGGCCGACGGGTCGTCGCCCTGCTGCTCGCGCTCAGCGGCGCCGGGGCCGCCGCCGCCGCGCTCATCGGCGCCCACGACAGCGCCGCCCTCGACGCGCGGGCCGCGCTCACCACCGGCGACACGGCCGCGCGCGCCGTCGGCCTCACCCAGACGGCCTGGCCGTACGTGACGGCCGCCGCCGCCCTGCTGATCCTCGCCGCCGGGCTCCTCGCCCTGCGGTACGGCAACACCTGGCCCGCCATGTCCGGCCGGTACGAACGCGACGGCGGTCCCCGCGCGCGTACCGCCCGCCGCGCCCACGACCCCGACCGGCCCGAGGAGCTGTGGAAGGCCCTGGACCGGGGCGAGGACCCCACGGACGGCACCTGA
- a CDS encoding HGxxPAAW family protein: protein MAGSAHGHTPAAWTGVTISFIGFCVAGVFMVAANPLGFWAGMAVVVLGGVVGAAMKAAGMGQPKESREQHEARAAAGRAQATS, encoded by the coding sequence ATGGCGGGCAGCGCCCACGGACACACCCCGGCCGCCTGGACCGGTGTCACCATCTCCTTCATCGGCTTCTGCGTCGCCGGTGTCTTCATGGTGGCGGCCAACCCGCTCGGCTTCTGGGCCGGAATGGCCGTCGTCGTCCTCGGCGGTGTCGTCGGTGCCGCGATGAAGGCGGCGGGCATGGGCCAGCCGAAGGAGTCGCGTGAGCAGCACGAGGCACGTGCCGCCGCGGGCCGCGCGCAGGCCACCTCCTGA